A genomic region of bacterium contains the following coding sequences:
- a CDS encoding cytochrome P450 codes for MASIDDQLVSRQFMEDPYPVYRRLQEEAPVYWSDAWDCWLLTRFAHVDAVIRNPAGFRNRVYATWMEKIPTEHREELSSFVDYWTTSGFSQADPPDHTRIRRVVSKALTPDALAAIRRRVEALADSLLDEVTESGRTDLPPDFAVPLPAIAVSELVGLPATERVQFREWTNQYLEFLGPGGLDVDVMRRSQAGLMSLRGWLGDLLEDRRANPAGDVLSSLVAADEAGDVMSTDELLSTCVDLVTGGDDTTTNMLGNGMMALLEHPDQLDLLRDDPSLMKNAVEELVRYECPFQMVFRLTTTDVEIDGTVIPEGQVVRLILGAANRDPEQFENPDSIDIRRGHIRHLGFGFGTHYCVGQVLARSELQVSFERLIQRLPNVRLAGEPVRLPSVGPRGFTSLPLTFDPTPRLL; via the coding sequence GTGGCATCGATCGATGACCAGCTGGTCTCGCGGCAATTCATGGAGGACCCGTACCCGGTCTACCGGCGGCTGCAGGAAGAGGCGCCGGTGTACTGGAGCGATGCGTGGGACTGCTGGCTGCTGACCCGGTTCGCGCACGTGGATGCGGTCATTCGCAACCCGGCCGGCTTCCGGAACCGGGTCTATGCCACGTGGATGGAGAAGATCCCCACCGAGCACCGCGAGGAGCTGTCGTCGTTCGTGGACTACTGGACGACCAGCGGCTTCAGCCAGGCGGACCCGCCCGACCACACCCGGATCCGTCGCGTCGTGTCGAAGGCCCTGACTCCCGACGCCCTCGCCGCCATCCGCCGGCGCGTCGAAGCGCTCGCCGACTCCCTGCTCGACGAGGTCACCGAGAGCGGGCGCACCGACCTGCCGCCCGACTTCGCCGTGCCTCTGCCCGCCATCGCGGTCAGCGAGTTGGTGGGGTTGCCTGCCACCGAGAGGGTGCAGTTCAGGGAGTGGACGAACCAGTACCTGGAGTTCCTCGGCCCGGGCGGCCTCGACGTGGACGTCATGCGCCGGAGCCAGGCGGGCTTGATGTCTCTGCGCGGCTGGCTGGGTGACCTTCTCGAGGACCGCAGGGCCAACCCCGCCGGCGATGTGCTGTCCAGCCTGGTCGCGGCCGACGAGGCGGGGGACGTGATGAGCACCGACGAGTTGCTCTCCACGTGCGTGGATCTCGTGACCGGCGGAGACGACACGACGACGAACATGCTCGGCAACGGCATGATGGCGCTGCTCGAGCATCCGGATCAGCTGGACCTGCTGCGCGACGACCCGAGCCTGATGAAGAACGCCGTCGAGGAACTCGTCAGATACGAATGCCCGTTCCAGATGGTGTTCCGGCTGACGACCACCGACGTCGAGATCGACGGCACGGTGATCCCCGAGGGACAGGTGGTCCGCCTCATCCTCGGCGCGGCGAACCGAGACCCGGAGCAGTTCGAGAACCCGGACAGCATCGACATCAGGCGCGGCCACATCCGCCATCTCGGGTTCGGTTTCGGGACGCACTACTGCGTCGGTCAGGTGCTGGCGCGATCCGAGTTGCAGGTCTCTTTCGAGAGGTTGATCCAACGGCTCCCGAACGTCCGTCTGGCGGGGGAGCCGGTGCGCCTACCGAGCGTGGGCCCGCGCGGGTTCACGTCACTGCCGCTCACATTCGATCCGACACCGCGCCTACTCTGA